One segment of Anatilimnocola aggregata DNA contains the following:
- a CDS encoding D-alanyl-D-alanine carboxypeptidase family protein produces MNVKTTRRGFLIASGLSVGIATLASTKFVPADEAPAKQKPDRLSGPPEVSAKAWAIIEGATGKFLWRDQETKPQVMASTTKIMTAWLVLDLQRKQPDILDQVMTVPEAAAKTDGSSAKILPGDRIQVRDLLYGLLLPSGNDAAAAFAEHCGEHYRQGGDPESAAQVFVAQMNRQAKEWGLEQTRYFDPHGLGKNHASAQNLAQIAWKAMQHELFRKIVQTRRYECEVLDAKGDKRQLTWSSTNRLLEIEGFDGIKTGTTTAAGSCLVSSGHRGKDHLIVVVLGSTSSEGRYVDTRNLYRWAWGERGQTD; encoded by the coding sequence GTGAACGTGAAAACAACGCGGCGTGGGTTCCTAATTGCGAGCGGTTTATCCGTGGGAATTGCGACCCTCGCATCCACCAAGTTTGTTCCGGCTGACGAAGCACCGGCCAAGCAGAAACCAGATCGACTTTCAGGTCCGCCTGAAGTCTCCGCCAAGGCGTGGGCCATCATCGAAGGCGCAACGGGAAAGTTCCTGTGGAGAGATCAAGAAACAAAGCCCCAAGTTATGGCCAGTACGACCAAGATCATGACCGCTTGGTTGGTGCTCGATCTGCAGAGAAAGCAGCCGGACATCCTCGATCAGGTTATGACGGTCCCCGAGGCAGCGGCGAAGACGGACGGTTCATCTGCCAAGATTCTGCCGGGTGACCGGATCCAAGTTCGCGACCTACTGTATGGTCTGCTGCTCCCCTCTGGTAACGATGCAGCAGCTGCGTTTGCTGAGCACTGCGGCGAGCATTATCGGCAGGGCGGTGATCCGGAGTCCGCCGCCCAGGTGTTTGTTGCACAGATGAATCGCCAAGCAAAAGAATGGGGCCTGGAGCAGACCCGCTATTTCGATCCACATGGCCTCGGAAAGAACCATGCGAGTGCCCAAAACCTTGCCCAGATCGCCTGGAAAGCAATGCAGCACGAACTGTTTCGAAAGATCGTGCAAACTCGTCGTTACGAATGCGAAGTGCTCGACGCCAAAGGTGACAAGCGGCAGTTGACTTGGAGCAGCACCAATCGGTTGCTGGAGATCGAGGGTTTTGATGGCATCAAAACGGGCACCACGACTGCGGCCGGTAGTTGTTTGGTGTCTAGCGGTCATCGTGGCAAGGATCACCTGATCGTGGTCGTCTTGGGTAGCACCAGCAGCGAGGGAAGGTATGTCGATACCCGCAACTTGTACCGCTGGGCCTGGGGTGAACGCGGGCAAACAGACTGA
- a CDS encoding peptidoglycan-binding domain-containing protein translates to MPLQSRLFKNDPRLAKCLVDDSAHVLLGATGRFVGNIQAALEILDHAEIEMTELQAMKYGPSTAAAVLRYKQQRKIINYSYQTKADNIVGKMTIARLDRELVERDQQHPARFICGDCVKHSTESVKAETTGSVRTSLRARNVRAKTAEADSKPKANAPYVPPQLPANLGIVFHITKGAWQSKKGEHLAQIVKANSLLFSWGMRIVEPTMGTLIWPHVDVVDPRYTADVARVRRASDRVTPGFPNLVRVIVCPFIAHYPYYGATYGNNGGTGLDAPFILIDSNKRREDNCTMLHEMIHAAETRLLEEHHDPDPTNVFSTSDNRSVLNYYYAEILSRAFFAS, encoded by the coding sequence ATGCCTCTGCAATCGCGATTGTTTAAGAACGACCCACGTCTGGCAAAGTGTCTGGTGGATGACTCTGCTCACGTGCTGCTGGGAGCTACGGGCCGCTTTGTGGGCAATATTCAAGCTGCACTTGAAATTTTGGACCATGCCGAAATTGAAATGACTGAGCTGCAGGCCATGAAATATGGCCCCTCCACCGCTGCTGCAGTTTTGCGATACAAGCAACAACGGAAGATCATTAACTACTCGTATCAAACCAAGGCGGACAACATCGTCGGGAAAATGACGATTGCTCGTCTGGATCGAGAACTCGTTGAGCGCGATCAGCAGCATCCGGCGAGGTTCATCTGCGGTGATTGTGTCAAGCATTCGACAGAGTCGGTGAAAGCTGAAACTACTGGCAGTGTGCGTACCTCGCTTCGGGCCCGCAATGTTCGCGCGAAGACAGCAGAGGCAGACAGCAAGCCGAAAGCTAACGCCCCCTATGTCCCTCCCCAACTTCCCGCCAACTTGGGAATTGTTTTTCATATCACAAAGGGAGCCTGGCAGAGTAAGAAGGGAGAGCATTTGGCTCAGATTGTGAAGGCAAACTCCCTGCTGTTTTCCTGGGGCATGCGGATCGTGGAACCTACCATGGGAACGTTGATTTGGCCCCACGTCGATGTGGTGGATCCTCGATATACAGCTGATGTCGCACGGGTGCGCAGGGCCTCAGATCGAGTAACACCGGGCTTTCCCAACCTTGTCCGGGTGATCGTCTGTCCTTTCATCGCCCACTACCCTTACTATGGAGCGACCTATGGAAATAATGGCGGTACGGGCCTCGATGCCCCGTTTATCCTGATCGACTCGAACAAGCGGCGGGAAGACAATTGCACCATGCTGCACGAGATGATTCATGCCGCAGAGACGAGATTACTTGAAGAACACCACGACCCTGATCCAACCAACGTTTTCTCGACGAGCGACAATCGGTCAGTACTGAACTATTACTACGCTGAAATCTTGAGCAGGGCGTTCTTTGCGTCGTGA
- a CDS encoding macro domain-containing protein gives MIHEVSGDILLTKAQAIAHGVAPNDHFDQGLAAALHEKWPTMVKDFRHYAHQTHPKPGELWFWGATGVRVFNLLTQEGEHAHGAKPGRATVAHVNHCLKRLRHELEKEKIKSVALPKLATGVGGLDWAVVLPLIHTHLGDLSIPVYVYTHYEKGVQAKEVGA, from the coding sequence ATGATTCATGAAGTCTCTGGTGATATTCTTTTGACCAAAGCTCAAGCCATCGCCCATGGCGTTGCTCCGAACGACCACTTCGACCAAGGTCTGGCTGCTGCATTGCATGAAAAGTGGCCGACGATGGTCAAGGATTTTCGCCACTATGCGCATCAAACCCATCCGAAGCCGGGTGAGCTATGGTTCTGGGGCGCAACAGGAGTGCGGGTGTTCAATTTGCTGACCCAAGAGGGGGAGCACGCTCACGGAGCCAAACCGGGCAGGGCTACTGTCGCACATGTGAACCACTGCCTGAAAAGGCTTCGGCATGAGTTAGAAAAGGAAAAGATTAAAAGCGTCGCATTGCCGAAACTAGCGACCGGCGTAGGCGGATTGGACTGGGCGGTCGTGCTGCCACTTATCCACACCCATTTAGGCGACCTTTCCATTCCGGTGTACGTTTACACGCACTATGAGAAAGGCGTGCAGGCCAAAGAAGTGGGTGCTTAG
- a CDS encoding universal stress protein: MSNHLSFQKLLVAVDFSPASCAAIQQAVWVAKKTGATLTLVHVLPNIRKSMHSASIDAKLDLLYGEGSVFHREVLSAAELRLQQLADKVAHPDLVVKHKVLLGEPLAEICRLTQVGEYDLVLAGAHAMTVWQELFVGSTAKKLIHTCPAPVWIVRPEHVGQPAAILTATDFSPVCRRAIDVASSLSQVAKVPLHMLHVVDSMDVPEDILSKVPEGKSLRDEINQAAKKRFDEFVATLGAQGDIRPHLTWGTPWKEINRVANQLQIDLLVVGSIGRSGIAGMLMGNTAERLLACCRSSLLTVKPANFLCPIPLGETVTEITSQAAFIE, encoded by the coding sequence ATGTCAAACCATCTCAGCTTTCAAAAGCTTCTAGTTGCTGTCGATTTCTCACCTGCGTCGTGTGCAGCGATTCAGCAGGCGGTGTGGGTTGCAAAAAAGACAGGTGCAACGCTCACGCTGGTACACGTGCTGCCTAACATACGAAAATCCATGCACTCGGCGTCAATCGACGCCAAACTCGACCTTCTGTACGGCGAAGGCAGTGTATTCCATCGCGAAGTGCTAAGCGCGGCCGAGTTGCGCCTGCAGCAATTGGCCGACAAGGTCGCCCATCCCGATCTAGTGGTCAAGCACAAGGTTCTGCTGGGGGAGCCTTTGGCTGAAATCTGCCGCCTCACGCAGGTTGGAGAATACGACTTGGTGCTTGCTGGCGCACATGCGATGACTGTCTGGCAAGAGCTCTTTGTCGGCAGCACCGCCAAGAAGCTCATTCACACCTGCCCTGCTCCTGTTTGGATCGTGCGGCCCGAACACGTCGGGCAGCCTGCAGCCATCCTAACGGCCACCGATTTTTCGCCTGTGTGTCGCCGCGCGATCGATGTTGCCAGCAGCCTTTCTCAAGTGGCAAAGGTCCCATTGCACATGCTGCACGTGGTCGATTCAATGGACGTGCCGGAAGATATCCTCAGCAAAGTACCTGAAGGGAAATCACTGCGTGACGAGATCAACCAAGCCGCCAAAAAGCGGTTCGACGAATTCGTAGCCACGCTCGGAGCCCAGGGCGATATCAGGCCGCACCTCACTTGGGGCACGCCCTGGAAAGAAATCAATCGCGTTGCCAATCAGCTGCAAATCGACTTACTCGTTGTGGGCAGCATCGGCCGTAGCGGGATAGCCGGCATGCTCATGGGCAATACAGCTGAGCGACTCCTCGCGTGCTGCCGGAGTAGCCTGCTGACAGTTAAGCCCGCTAACTTTCTTTGCCCCATTCCGCTCGGCGAAACGGTCACTGAAATTACCAGCCAAGCGGCCTTCATTGAGTGA
- a CDS encoding DNA polymerase Y family protein → MPRYIAHLDADCFYVSAERVRDSFLNGKPVGVLGNQGACVIAKSYEMKAEGVKTGEPIWEAVEKCPQGIYIKRDFRWYEVLSRAMLDIVKSRSPIVEYYSIDEFFLTVDSDPEPFAREIQQTILNRVGVPVTIGVARTRTLAKLVSDLAKPFGALALIGQQAEEKLLGERQVSDVTGIAARSAAKLNAAGIYTCLDLANARPSQVKGILTVTGERLCYELRGEKCVAIQTTRPLHKIVSRGGSIGKPSNDAGIQWAWAVRNLERLIEALESYGLCTGKLTLSVDYKHGPTCAAETTLSVPTTRFDLLVAAARHLWAKVQLRGALLYRMHYFASKLQYPGKRQLSLFDPPAVRDDTLRELKNKLNGQHGRFALRSASTLPLTEIYADESHGYEICDVQGKTCF, encoded by the coding sequence ATGCCTAGATACATCGCACATCTCGATGCGGACTGCTTCTACGTTTCGGCGGAGCGGGTACGAGATTCGTTTCTCAATGGGAAGCCAGTCGGAGTGCTTGGCAATCAAGGTGCGTGTGTCATTGCCAAAAGCTACGAGATGAAAGCCGAGGGCGTGAAGACGGGCGAGCCGATTTGGGAAGCTGTTGAGAAGTGTCCACAGGGAATCTACATCAAGCGTGATTTTCGCTGGTACGAAGTGCTGAGCCGGGCAATGCTCGACATCGTGAAGTCACGGTCGCCAATCGTTGAGTATTACTCCATCGACGAATTCTTTCTCACGGTGGATTCCGACCCTGAGCCCTTTGCTCGTGAGATTCAGCAAACGATTCTCAACCGCGTCGGAGTGCCGGTAACTATTGGCGTGGCTCGAACACGAACACTGGCCAAGTTGGTCTCTGATCTCGCGAAGCCCTTCGGAGCACTGGCACTCATTGGTCAACAGGCCGAAGAGAAGCTACTTGGCGAACGGCAAGTCTCAGATGTGACCGGTATCGCCGCCAGATCAGCTGCCAAGCTCAACGCCGCTGGTATCTACACGTGTTTGGACTTGGCCAACGCTCGACCGTCACAAGTGAAGGGGATACTCACCGTAACCGGCGAACGGCTGTGCTACGAGCTGCGGGGCGAGAAGTGTGTGGCCATTCAGACCACTCGGCCACTGCACAAGATCGTGTCGCGAGGCGGGTCGATAGGTAAGCCAAGTAACGACGCGGGCATCCAATGGGCGTGGGCAGTTCGCAACCTGGAGCGGTTGATCGAGGCGCTAGAGAGTTACGGCTTGTGTACAGGCAAGCTCACGCTTTCGGTCGACTACAAGCATGGCCCCACCTGTGCCGCCGAAACCACTCTGAGCGTACCCACGACCCGGTTTGACTTGCTGGTCGCAGCAGCCCGGCACCTATGGGCAAAGGTGCAATTGCGAGGGGCCCTGCTGTACCGAATGCACTACTTCGCGAGCAAGTTGCAGTATCCCGGCAAGCGGCAACTGAGCCTGTTTGATCCACCTGCAGTTCGCGATGACACCCTACGTGAACTGAAGAACAAGTTGAACGGACAGCACGGCCGCTTTGCCCTGCGGAGTGCATCTACGCTGCCCTTAACCGAGATCTACGCGGATGAATCGCACGGCTACGAGATCTGCGATGTACAGGGTAAGACGTGCTTCTAA
- a CDS encoding formylglycine-generating enzyme family protein, with product MTIKPARRLSILLLTVSICLFTVVALGAEPSPQPALAPFSAEQARAYQEAWAKHLAVPLEQKNSLGSTLVLIPPGEFSMGSTPEQAEAALNLLKTVPRAAPGEADRISKEEQPHHRVVLTRPFRMGRTEVTIGEYRQFIDATKYETETELFGGGNSSKEAETDPVKRKALWYSPGYQVTDQSPVTQLTWNDMIAFCNWLSKRERLDPCYVLSEQKVWTRIANANGCRLPTEAEWEYACRAGTTTQYSFGDNVADLDEHAWFNRTAEKGREIGARPVASKRPNPFGLYDMHGNAWERCEDYHAANWYAKSPPKDPQGPATGVNRVVRGAGWHYFDLHCRSAYRNNYSPIGRTGNTGFRVVCGL from the coding sequence ATGACGATTAAACCTGCACGTAGATTATCGATCCTGTTGCTGACAGTGAGCATCTGCTTGTTCACTGTTGTGGCACTCGGAGCTGAGCCTTCCCCGCAACCTGCACTCGCACCTTTCTCGGCCGAACAAGCCCGAGCGTACCAAGAAGCCTGGGCCAAGCATCTCGCCGTCCCGCTCGAACAGAAGAACTCACTCGGCAGCACCCTCGTTTTGATTCCACCAGGAGAGTTCTCGATGGGCAGTACTCCCGAACAGGCGGAGGCCGCCTTGAACTTGCTTAAGACTGTACCTCGTGCAGCCCCCGGAGAGGCTGATCGCATTAGCAAGGAAGAGCAGCCGCATCACCGAGTAGTTCTAACGCGACCATTTCGAATGGGCCGTACCGAGGTAACCATCGGGGAGTATCGCCAGTTCATCGACGCGACGAAATACGAGACAGAAACCGAACTGTTTGGCGGCGGTAACTCGTCGAAAGAAGCTGAAACCGATCCAGTGAAACGAAAGGCTTTGTGGTATTCACCCGGCTATCAGGTGACCGATCAATCACCCGTGACACAGCTTACCTGGAACGACATGATCGCCTTCTGCAACTGGCTAAGCAAACGCGAGAGGCTTGATCCCTGCTACGTGCTCAGTGAACAGAAAGTATGGACGCGCATCGCCAACGCGAATGGATGCCGATTGCCAACCGAGGCAGAGTGGGAATATGCGTGCCGCGCGGGAACAACAACGCAGTATTCCTTCGGCGACAATGTCGCTGATCTGGATGAGCACGCTTGGTTCAACCGTACCGCCGAGAAGGGCCGTGAGATTGGAGCCCGCCCGGTGGCGAGCAAACGCCCCAATCCATTCGGTTTGTATGACATGCATGGTAACGCGTGGGAACGCTGCGAGGATTACCACGCCGCCAATTGGTACGCCAAGAGTCCGCCTAAAGATCCACAAGGCCCAGCAACTGGAGTCAATCGAGTTGTGCGAGGTGCGGGCTGGCACTACTTCGATCTTCACTGCCGCAGTGCCTACCGGAACAACTACTCCCCGATAGGACGCACCGGCAACACAGGTTTTCGCGTCGTTTGCGGGCTATAG
- the trxA gene encoding thioredoxin, with translation MLLHEFKWKQEVLQADEPVLVDFWAEWCGPCRAMNGTLESLAKDFKVCKVNVDTNQALAAKYNISSIPALLIFKGGKVVGQHLGITAEATLRTELQRFR, from the coding sequence ATGTTGCTTCATGAGTTCAAATGGAAACAGGAAGTGCTCCAAGCTGACGAGCCTGTGCTGGTCGATTTTTGGGCCGAATGGTGCGGTCCTTGCCGTGCGATGAACGGCACGCTTGAGTCGCTCGCGAAAGACTTCAAGGTTTGCAAAGTGAATGTGGACACCAATCAGGCACTGGCGGCGAAGTACAACATTTCTTCGATCCCTGCCTTGCTCATTTTCAAAGGGGGCAAGGTAGTGGGGCAACATCTTGGCATCACTGCCGAGGCTACGCTGCGAACCGAGCTGCAGAGATTCAGATGA
- the istB gene encoding IS21-like element helper ATPase IstB — MKSLETKSTVLLKHHLKALRLPSFLEGCEKTAQRCATENVDHLGFLLQLCELELLNREKRASERRLKSARFPNLKSPGDFDFAAQPSLNRVLVAELLRCEFVERRESVIFLGHPGTGKTHLAIALGIAACQRGKRVRFCRVTELITQLMEAREERTLLRMKSSLAKFDLLILDELGYVPASKLGAELLFEVISSAYERQSLIVTTNLPFEQWTEVLGSERLTGAVLDRLTHRCHILESTGESYRLQDARRRRKGSRPKPATSSLSPADETAES, encoded by the coding sequence ATGAAATCTCTCGAAACCAAAAGCACGGTGCTGCTCAAGCATCACTTGAAGGCCCTACGGTTGCCGTCGTTCCTGGAGGGCTGCGAGAAAACGGCCCAGCGGTGTGCGACGGAGAACGTCGATCATCTGGGCTTTCTGCTGCAACTGTGTGAGCTGGAGTTACTCAACCGTGAGAAGCGTGCCAGCGAGCGGCGGCTCAAGTCAGCGCGCTTTCCCAACCTGAAATCGCCTGGTGATTTCGACTTCGCCGCCCAGCCCTCGCTCAATCGCGTGCTGGTGGCAGAACTACTGCGGTGCGAGTTCGTGGAACGCCGCGAGTCGGTGATCTTTCTCGGGCATCCGGGCACGGGGAAGACGCACCTGGCCATCGCGCTTGGCATTGCCGCCTGTCAGCGGGGCAAACGGGTCCGCTTCTGCCGCGTGACGGAACTGATCACGCAACTTATGGAAGCCCGAGAAGAACGGACGCTGCTGCGGATGAAGTCGTCACTAGCCAAGTTCGATCTGCTGATCCTCGATGAGCTGGGTTACGTCCCCGCCAGTAAGCTGGGCGCGGAGTTGCTCTTCGAGGTCATCAGTAGCGCTTACGAACGCCAATCGTTGATCGTGACCACCAATCTGCCGTTCGAGCAATGGACCGAAGTCCTGGGCAGCGAGCGCCTGACCGGCGCCGTGCTCGATCGGCTGACACACCGCTGCCACATCCTCGAATCGACCGGCGAAAGTTATCGCTTGCAAGACGCGCGGCGCCGCCGCAAAGGATCGCGCCCGAAACCGGCGACCTCATCCTTGTCACCCGCCGATGAAACGGCAGAATCCTAG
- the istA gene encoding IS21 family transposase — protein MLRDMHNWTEIRRLVLTEKKSKRAVCREFSLHWQTLEKILQHPEPPGYRQRLPRERPKLDPFLPIIHEILEQDKTAPRKQRHTTKRIFDRLRAEHGYTGGITVVGEVVREWRTTTAEVFLPLSHQPGEAQFDFGEAEVVLQGMPTKVAYCVMSLPYSDAFFVQVFPRECTETFQAGHQRAFEFFGGVPRRISYDNSRIAVARFVGKRGDTPTREFLRLQSHYLFEHHFCLVRRPMEKGHTENLIGFARRNFLVPVPRTGSLEVLNAELERQCCEDLERQLRGQPANKATLLAEEQAALLPLPKSGFEARRVEPAQANSLSLVRFDGNDYSVPTQYAHQKVTAIGGLEEVRLVVNDKLVAQHPRDWSKEQVHYNPLHYLALLERKPGGLDFAKPLENWGLPDCFDLLRRRLEADGGAHGRREFIKTLRLLETISLAALTAAIERALEIDVLAVDAIRLLVQQGLEEPTRWFRLDNHPHLQSHSIPPPNLLSYRELTCALTTGGVL, from the coding sequence ATGCTGCGAGATATGCATAACTGGACCGAAATCCGTCGTCTTGTCCTGACCGAGAAGAAATCCAAACGAGCGGTTTGCAGGGAATTTTCCCTTCACTGGCAGACCCTCGAAAAGATCCTGCAGCACCCTGAGCCGCCCGGTTATCGACAACGTCTGCCCCGGGAGCGGCCCAAACTCGATCCGTTCCTGCCGATCATCCACGAGATCCTGGAGCAGGACAAAACGGCGCCCCGCAAGCAGCGCCACACCACTAAACGGATCTTCGACCGCCTGCGTGCCGAGCATGGCTACACCGGCGGGATCACGGTGGTCGGCGAGGTCGTGCGGGAGTGGCGAACGACCACGGCGGAGGTGTTCTTACCCTTGTCGCATCAACCGGGCGAAGCCCAGTTCGACTTCGGCGAAGCGGAGGTGGTGCTGCAAGGCATGCCGACGAAAGTCGCGTACTGCGTCATGTCGTTGCCGTACAGCGACGCGTTCTTCGTGCAGGTCTTTCCTCGCGAATGCACCGAGACGTTTCAAGCGGGCCATCAGCGGGCCTTTGAGTTCTTCGGCGGCGTGCCCCGCCGGATCAGCTACGACAACAGCCGGATTGCTGTGGCCCGGTTCGTGGGGAAACGGGGTGACACGCCGACGCGTGAGTTCCTACGGCTGCAGAGTCATTATCTGTTTGAGCATCACTTCTGCCTGGTGCGACGGCCGATGGAGAAGGGGCATACGGAGAACCTCATCGGTTTCGCGCGGCGGAACTTCCTGGTGCCGGTACCACGGACCGGCAGCCTGGAAGTGCTGAATGCCGAACTCGAGCGGCAGTGCTGTGAAGATCTGGAACGCCAGTTACGCGGACAACCGGCGAACAAAGCCACGTTGTTGGCAGAGGAGCAGGCTGCGTTGTTGCCGCTGCCGAAGTCGGGCTTTGAAGCGCGGCGAGTCGAACCGGCCCAGGCCAACTCTCTTTCCTTGGTTCGCTTCGACGGCAACGATTACTCGGTGCCGACGCAGTATGCTCATCAGAAAGTGACCGCAATTGGCGGCCTGGAGGAAGTTCGGCTGGTCGTTAACGACAAGTTGGTTGCCCAGCATCCACGCGACTGGTCGAAGGAGCAGGTCCATTACAACCCGCTGCATTACCTGGCACTCTTGGAGCGGAAGCCAGGGGGCTTGGACTTCGCGAAACCCCTGGAAAACTGGGGCTTGCCGGACTGTTTCGATCTCCTCCGGCGGCGTCTGGAAGCAGATGGCGGCGCACACGGCCGCCGGGAGTTCATCAAAACCTTGCGGCTGCTGGAGACTATCTCGCTGGCTGCATTAACTGCGGCGATTGAGCGGGCACTGGAGATCGACGTTCTGGCCGTCGATGCGATTCGGCTGCTCGTGCAGCAGGGACTGGAAGAGCCGACGCGGTGGTTTCGGCTGGACAATCATCCGCATCTGCAGTCGCACTCGATCCCTCCTCCCAATCTCCTGTCTTACCGTGAACTGACCTGCGCGCTGACGACGGGAGGTGTGTTATGA
- a CDS encoding CAP domain-containing protein: MNLKAQLPMICVILAAALIVGVTWSQAAEKPRPAAIREELLKLHNKEREEADFEPLSLNAKLTKAAQSYAEYLAKSGEFSHTAKGTMRSRVEDEGYDANEVGENIAKGQAAASDVVKGWMESETHKGNILSEEFSEVGFGFATDEKGQMIWVTVFGGS, encoded by the coding sequence ATGAACCTGAAAGCCCAGCTGCCGATGATCTGCGTGATTCTGGCCGCTGCTCTGATAGTGGGAGTTACTTGGTCGCAGGCAGCCGAGAAGCCCAGACCAGCGGCGATTCGGGAAGAGCTACTGAAGTTGCACAACAAGGAACGCGAAGAAGCTGACTTCGAGCCACTGTCGCTCAATGCCAAGCTCACCAAGGCCGCTCAGTCGTACGCAGAGTACTTGGCCAAGTCAGGAGAGTTCAGCCACACGGCCAAAGGGACGATGAGATCACGAGTCGAAGATGAAGGCTACGATGCCAATGAAGTCGGCGAGAACATCGCGAAAGGTCAGGCCGCAGCTTCGGACGTCGTGAAAGGCTGGATGGAGTCCGAAACTCACAAGGGGAACATTCTCAGCGAGGAGTTCTCTGAAGTTGGCTTTGGGTTCGCGACGGATGAGAAGGGACAAATGATCTGGGTCACGGTCTTTGGCGGAAGCTGA